The Rhodospirillales bacterium genome has a window encoding:
- a CDS encoding AAA family ATPase — protein MAMMWPRILSPDVTGNMLRSTECEVFRRLEAVLDDAFVVFYSRPWLGLKPDGEEIDGECDFIVAHAEMGMLTLEVKGGAVAYDPRTDQWTSRDRWKVTHSIKNSVRQARSAKHELLKKLNASPHWKTRRIRARHGVVLPHSSAPPGDLGADMPRRIFCFTERFEDGFRDWILERFGDAPPDEGRTRELEPDGLQALEKILAKPFQLRTPLGALLSRDDAALQVLTQQQFHILRAIEAVPRIAISGGAGTGKTVLALEEAGRCAEGVARTLFVCYNRGLATETRRRLKGGPAVTAMTFHELCADMTRRAGIPHPEGVSETQLFEDIFPELLMQAFERLPDERYDAIIVDEGQDFLPLWWTAIESGLTPGGVFRIFYDNNQRVYASAIKLPEDVDLVPIRLTLNLRNTRRIHELVRQHYSGHGIEAVGPEGVEVRWIKADTPDDLAQRISDCVAQLDSLEHVPPGDIAVLVGTEKAIERIASDNRLGNFRAVRCDEHSEDRIVVDSIRRFKGLERPVVVIAATPDTVVDKELPYVALSRARTHLVIVGEDKVLSRMRGAIALSADASID, from the coding sequence ATGGCGATGATGTGGCCCAGAATACTGTCGCCCGATGTCACGGGCAACATGCTGCGCAGCACTGAATGCGAGGTGTTCAGACGGCTGGAGGCGGTGCTGGACGACGCCTTCGTGGTCTTTTACTCACGGCCCTGGCTCGGGCTGAAACCGGACGGCGAGGAAATCGACGGTGAATGCGATTTCATCGTCGCGCACGCCGAAATGGGCATGCTCACGCTTGAGGTGAAAGGCGGCGCGGTCGCCTACGATCCGCGCACCGATCAATGGACAAGCCGCGACCGCTGGAAGGTGACGCACAGCATCAAGAATTCGGTGCGCCAAGCCAGAAGCGCAAAGCACGAATTGCTGAAGAAGCTGAACGCATCTCCGCACTGGAAAACGCGGCGCATCCGCGCGCGACACGGGGTCGTGCTGCCCCACTCGTCCGCTCCGCCGGGCGATCTCGGCGCGGACATGCCGCGACGGATATTCTGCTTCACCGAACGGTTCGAAGACGGGTTCCGGGACTGGATACTGGAGCGGTTCGGCGATGCGCCGCCGGATGAAGGGCGGACCAGGGAACTGGAGCCTGACGGCCTTCAGGCGCTCGAAAAAATCCTCGCGAAGCCGTTTCAACTTCGAACGCCTCTCGGCGCATTGCTGTCGCGTGACGATGCCGCGCTTCAGGTTCTGACACAGCAACAGTTTCACATTCTGCGTGCGATCGAAGCCGTTCCGCGCATTGCGATCAGCGGCGGAGCGGGCACCGGCAAGACGGTGCTGGCGTTGGAGGAAGCCGGCCGCTGCGCGGAAGGCGTAGCCCGCACGTTGTTCGTCTGCTACAACCGGGGGCTTGCAACCGAAACCCGCCGCCGCCTCAAGGGTGGCCCTGCGGTGACGGCGATGACCTTCCACGAGCTGTGCGCGGACATGACGCGCCGCGCGGGCATCCCGCATCCGGAGGGCGTCTCGGAGACGCAGCTCTTCGAGGACATCTTTCCCGAACTCCTGATGCAGGCATTCGAACGGCTGCCGGACGAGAGATACGATGCGATCATCGTCGATGAGGGGCAGGATTTTCTGCCGCTGTGGTGGACAGCGATCGAGTCGGGGCTCACCCCTGGCGGGGTGTTCCGGATATTTTACGACAACAACCAGCGCGTATACGCAAGCGCGATCAAGCTGCCCGAAGACGTTGATCTGGTCCCGATCCGCCTCACGCTGAACTTGCGCAACACACGGCGCATCCATGAGCTTGTGCGGCAGCATTACTCGGGCCATGGAATCGAGGCCGTCGGACCGGAAGGGGTCGAGGTCCGATGGATCAAGGCGGACACGCCGGACGACCTGGCGCAGCGAATTTCCGACTGCGTTGCGCAACTGGATTCACTCGAACATGTACCGCCTGGAGACATTGCGGTCCTCGTCGGCACTGAAAAAGCAATTGAACGAATTGCATCAGACAACCGGCTGGGCAATTTTCGCGCGGTACGCTGTGACGAACACTCCGAAGATCGGATTGTTGTGGACAGCATCAGGCGCTTCAAAGGTCTTGAGCGCCCGGTCGTGGTTATCGCGGCGACGCCGGACACCGTTGTCGACAAGGAACTACCTTATGTCGCGCTGTCTCGGGCACGGACTCATCTGGTTATTGTCGGTGAGGATAAGGTCCTGAGCAGGATGCGCGGCGCAATTGCCCTGTCCGCTGACGCTTCAATCGACTGA
- a CDS encoding HNH endonuclease: MSTNRVGRPPVPLQERFWRKVEMSGRDQCWLWLGAKDLDGYGFVKQKDGAQLRAHRVSYELHHGPIPLNLYVCHTCDNPSCVNPDHLFAGTPKANSDDKARKGRSSRLNGSENPMSKLVAADVRAIRSDRRPKRTIAARYGVSVSHVRDIQKGRRWSHLCAM, translated from the coding sequence ATGAGCACCAACCGAGTTGGTCGCCCACCTGTGCCCCTACAAGAACGTTTCTGGCGCAAGGTCGAAATGTCCGGTCGTGATCAATGTTGGCTCTGGCTGGGTGCCAAAGATCTCGATGGATACGGCTTCGTAAAGCAGAAGGACGGAGCACAGCTACGCGCCCACCGTGTCTCATATGAGCTCCATCATGGCCCGATCCCGCTGAACCTGTACGTGTGTCACACCTGCGACAATCCGTCTTGCGTCAACCCGGACCATCTGTTCGCAGGAACGCCGAAAGCCAACTCTGACGACAAGGCCCGCAAAGGCCGATCATCGCGTCTGAATGGTAGCGAGAACCCGATGTCGAAGCTTGTCGCGGCCGATGTTCGCGCGATCCGATCGGACCGTCGGCCCAAGCGAACCATAGCAGCCCGTTACGGGGTTTCAGTCTCTCATGTTCGGGACATCCAGAAGGGCCGACGATGGAGCCACCTATGCGCCATGTAA
- a CDS encoding 7-cyano-7-deazaguanine synthase — protein MERAEGRRLVVTILVMLSGGLDSTACLVWALTETDEPVHVHHMHLVNWERRHEVEAEACRRIVAYCRQAYRDFETSELTLDFVGMPGIPADMLCVCFAAGQLVGQRPDIVRLLIGVCREEGQWWQRWRHIVRMIEGAAWPRPAPELLLPFLDRTKSEEMAYLPPALRSLVWSCRRPVRTENGFVPCGSCKACQFRNIEN, from the coding sequence GTGGAACGCGCTGAAGGCCGCCGACTGGTCGTGACCATCCTGGTGATGCTGTCGGGCGGGCTCGACTCGACGGCCTGCCTCGTCTGGGCGCTCACCGAGACCGACGAGCCGGTGCACGTCCATCACATGCACCTCGTCAACTGGGAGCGCCGGCACGAGGTCGAGGCGGAGGCCTGCCGGCGGATCGTTGCCTACTGCCGCCAGGCCTACCGCGACTTCGAGACGTCCGAGCTGACGCTGGACTTCGTGGGCATGCCCGGCATCCCGGCCGACATGCTGTGCGTCTGCTTCGCCGCCGGGCAGCTCGTTGGCCAGCGCCCCGACATCGTCCGCCTGCTGATCGGCGTCTGCCGCGAGGAGGGGCAGTGGTGGCAGCGCTGGCGCCACATCGTCCGCATGATCGAGGGCGCGGCGTGGCCACGACCGGCGCCCGAGCTGCTGCTGCCGTTCCTCGATCGCACCAAGTCGGAAGAGATGGCTTACCTCCCACCGGCGCTGCGGTCGCTGGTGTGGTCGTGCCGCCGGCCGGTGCGAACGGAGAACGGGTTTGTGCCGTGCGGCAGCTGCAAGGCGTGCCAGTTCCGGAATATCGAAAATTGA
- a CDS encoding lysozyme — MRHVTNQGLDLIKRFEGFSATIYRCAGGWPTIGFGHVVRDGEQERFVGGIGETEAEDLLIQDVGTAERAVLRLIRVPLTDGQFNALVSFTYNLGAGSLQRSTLRRKVNRKEHGAVPAEFRRWVFAGGRKLKGLIRRREAEAALYASGWSFFSCR; from the coding sequence ATGCGCCATGTAACCAACCAAGGTCTCGATCTCATCAAGCGGTTTGAGGGTTTCAGCGCGACGATCTACCGATGCGCCGGAGGCTGGCCAACCATTGGCTTTGGCCACGTAGTCCGTGATGGTGAACAGGAGCGCTTCGTTGGTGGCATCGGCGAGACCGAGGCGGAGGATCTGCTTATCCAAGACGTTGGCACCGCCGAACGGGCGGTGCTGCGGCTGATCCGGGTTCCGCTCACGGATGGTCAGTTCAATGCTTTGGTGTCGTTCACGTACAATCTGGGCGCCGGGAGCCTCCAGCGATCGACCCTGCGCCGCAAGGTCAACCGCAAGGAGCACGGCGCGGTGCCTGCCGAGTTCAGGCGGTGGGTGTTCGCGGGTGGACGGAAGCTCAAGGGGCTGATACGACGGAGGGAGGCGGAGGCGGCGCTCTACGCGTCCGGCTGGTCTTTCTTTTCCTGCCGATAG